In the Telopea speciosissima isolate NSW1024214 ecotype Mountain lineage chromosome 2, Tspe_v1, whole genome shotgun sequence genome, one interval contains:
- the LOC122653043 gene encoding uncharacterized protein LOC122653043, with translation MAGARSFFNGFISLLLLLLVYLGCFIFTSTDRVSTKKRKVSPLSPSSTPSRLKSSQKAFSSSFSFLKRIFHFKNSNRDNEAQITQITQPSTPTLSSARSSQQLMPESTLSVSAQPRKRQIGPLQEPKISLDHPSFPLRNDIFPCPICSEIFQEMQLLEQHQSIKHALSELFDGDSGKNIVQIIFNAGWNDKGKKNPIIHQVLKIHNSPKILSRFEEYRENVKFRAALNGVNRRDERCIADGNELLRFHCSTSACGLGQKGNSSICNQPYCSVCGIIRSGFSAKMDGISTLSSSWRAHVALPDEIEEDFAFMNVRRAMLVCRVIAGRIGCEGDQEMVDKEDAQYDSVVGGSGGAHSRLDADELFVFNPRAVLPCFVIIYSSVSV, from the coding sequence ATGGCGGGAGCGCGTTCCTTTTTTAATGGTTTCAtatctctccttcttctcctcctcgtCTACCTCGGTTGTTTCATATTCACAAGCACCGATCGCGTTTCAACGAAGAAGCGAAAGGTATCTCCTCTGTCTCCTTCTTCAACTCCATCTCGTCTCAAATCATCCCAGAAAGcattctcctcctctttctccttcctgaaGCGAATCTTTCACTTCAAGAATTCCAACAGAGATAACGAAGCAcaaatcacacaaatcacacaacCCTCAACTCCAACTTTATCATCCGCCAGATCTTCGCAGCAATTAATGCCCGAATCGACATTATCTGTATCTGCTCAGCCACGGAAGAGGCAAATCGGACCCCTACAAGAACCCAAAATCTCACTCGATCATCCCTCATTTCCTCTCCGAAACGATATCTTTCCATGCCCAATCTGCAGCGAGATCTTTCAGGAGATGCAGCTTCTAGAACAACATCAATCGATCAAACACGCTCTTTCAGAGCTCTTCGATGGTGATTCAGGCAAGAATATCGTTCAGATCATTTTCAATGCTGGATGGAACGATAAAGGGAAGAAAAACCCCATCATTCACCAAGTGCTCAAAATCCATAACAGTCCCAAGATACTATCGAGGTTCGAAGAGTACAGAGAAAACGTGAAGTTCAGAGCGGCACTAAATGGAGTGAATAGAAGGGATGAGCGTTGCATCGCTGACGGTAATGAGCTGTTGAGGTTTCACTGTTCGACTTCTGCTTGTGGATTGGGACAGAAAGGGAATTCTAGCATTTGTAATCAGCCCTACTGCAGCGTATGTGGGATCATAAGGTCGGGCTTCTCGGCGAAGATGGATGGCATATCGACGCTTTCGAGTAGTTGGAGAGCACACGTGGCACTTCCTGATGAAATCGAGGAAGATTTTGCTTTTATGAACGTGAGGCGTGCCATGTTGGTTTGCCGAGTTATAGCGGGTCGGATCGGATGCGAGGGTGACCAGGAGATGGTTGATAAGGAAGATGCTCAGTATGACTCGGTCGTTGGGGGGAGTGGTGGAGCCCACTCCAGGTTGGATGCAGATGAGCTTTTCGTTTTCAATCCAAGAGCTGTGCTTCCCTGCTTTGTGATAATTTACAGCAGTGTTAGCGTGTGA